AGCACAAGCACCAAAGTTCCGGCGACCTTGGCTTCTAGTTCGTCGAAGGTGTGGGTTGCCAGACTCTCCGGCAAAACCAGGTCGCCGACACAGAGCTCCCACAATCCCAAGCCCACTTGGAGCAGCACAACACCGGCGAGGACCGTGTCGATGCTCTCGAAGAGGTAGACCAAGGGGTCCTCCCGTGGGCCAGTGCGAAGTTCACGGCTGCCATGAACTGGATGGCCTTCCGCCTGCTCAAGCGAAAATGGCCAGATACTGCGTCGATTCCAGGACGCGCCGCAGGGCTGGAGGTTGGTCATGCCTGGCGGCTGATCAGTGGGTGCGGATGTCTCGTGGGCCCTGGCGTTCCGTCTGCGGCGGGTGGGCTGTCCCCGGCGATCAGCAATGCGTGGGCCTTGCGTGAGCTTAACGCGTTCCGGGGGCGTGACGAACCTGCATGATCGCGCCCACGACGATGCCGGCGCCACCGCCCACCATGGTGACGGTGACGGAGGTGGGGTAGTCGCGAAGCGCGCCAAGGAGTAGCAGTGTTCCACCTGCTAGCGCCGTGACTGCTACTGCCGACGAGGCGTCGGTCGCGCGCAACCACATGGTGCCGATGATGGCGATGGTCGTTGCGGCGGAGACCCAATACCCAGCGGCGTTACCCACCGGATCGTTGGGGAACAGCCCCCACGAGGACCACAGCGCTCCCACTGCGCTCAGCAGGGTCAACAGCCATCCGATGTCTCGAGATGGTTCCAGTGGTGGGAAGTCCTCGCGTGCCGTGGACTGCCGTCGGGGGTCGGTGGGGTGACTGCCATCAGCTCCCGATCGGCTGACGCTCACGTGGCCTCCTGTTCGTGTGGCATGTCGGATGTAGGCGCACGTGTGTCGCACCTCGTGCGCTGCGTTCGTGACGGGCGAACACCGTTGCGGCCTCCATTCACCTGGACCTCAGGAGGGCGATTCCCCCGAACTCATGCAGCTGTGCGTCGTCGACGAAGGCGATGAGGTTGCCGGCTTGAATTGCGTGCTCGATGAGGTCGTCAATCAGGTCGTGGGACACAGGCCCCCCACCTTCTCCGGGCGGTCGAGGGTGGACGTAGCCCTGCTCGACGACAAGGGTGCCCGGGGTCCGGCTTGCCACGGCCGTCCAGCACTGGTCCAGCCCGGCCACTACCTGTTCGGGATCGTTGACGGCAGCCTCGCGCAGAGTCTCCAGAGTCTGCTGACCCCGTCGGTGCAGGTAGTCCTCCAGACACAATGCTGTCGCTGTGAACAGCTGGTCAGGTTTGTTGGCCGTGGGGCCGACGACGGCCCCCGCGAGCCGATGCAGCCACCGCGCACTGCTCCTCAGCTCGTTCACGAGCACCGCGTCGCCGGCCAGGACGAGCGGAGCCGGGCGCTCTGCTCGCAGGCCTGCCATCCAGGGGTCGATCCGGGCGAGCAGGTCGCTGCGGTCGTCGGCCTCGCGCTCCGCGCCGAGCCCGAGCCCCGACTCCGGGTAGGGCCTTTCGAGATTCGGCGAGGCCACCAGCCGCGCACTGCCTACGGGGAGACGCTCAATCGTGTCGAGCAGCGTGACGCGTGCGGCAACCCAGTACACGCGAGCTCCGAATTCGTCGACGCGTAGGACCAGGTGCGGTGGGGTCCGGTGCAGCGCCCGGAGCAGGTCACGGGTGGCGAAGGTGGACTCGACCACGACCTTCTGGTGGACCGCCACCGGAAGCGTCCAGGCTCGCGACACGCTGTGGCTGACGAAGAGCGCGAGAGCGTTCTGCGTGCTCGAGTCCTGGGCGATGCGGGCCTGTCGTCGCAGTTCGTACATCAACCGCTCGCGGTCGCCCAACGGTTGGTCGTCGAGGCGTCGCTCGGCGTCGAGGAGCAGGCCTTCGAGGCGTTCGCGGTCTGCGATCGCCATCCGTGCAGCCGGGGTCGTCGGCATCAGCACGGAGATGCAGGGGTAACCACCGGCCGCGGTCAAATGCGCGGCAGCCTCCGGTGTGAGGTCCCGGGGAATGGCTCGGCCGCCCCCGCCGACGTGGTCGGCATCCGTGGTGAGGGGCGAATCCTCCATATCGGGAGCGTGGACTGAGGCGCCGCGCCGGTCACTATGGATCATGATCCTTCTCCTTCCGGACCTTGCACTGCGGCGGTACGCCGCTCGCTGACCGTCATGGCGTCCGCCGGGCGAACCGGCGTGCCCTTCGAACGCGGCCCGCGGTGGGGTGGGTCCTGACGATGTCGATCCGCACGAGCGGGGTTCCCGGCCACAGCTGGGCAATCTCCCCTTCGCGGTCGGCGACGTCGAGTGTCATGCGTCGTTCCCACAGGAGGTGGAGGTCTGGGTCGCGCGAGACCGGGGAGTGGGGCACCGTCAGCACCAGGTGGGCTTCGTCGCCGACGGACACCCAGCGGTGGAGCTCATCGACGACGTCCCATGACAGTGGCATTCCTGCGTCGGCGCGCACGTGGGGCCTGCCCTCGCAGCGTCGATTCGCCCGATGGGCCGTCGTTTCAGCGGGGTGGGGCTCGGCCGGAGCCAGGAGTGTGTCGAGCGCACATTCGTTCGAGCGCGTGTGTCCAGGTCCTCCGATGCCGCGCCGCCATGCCCAAGCCCCCCAGGCCCCCCAGGCCCCCCTCAACGCGCTCGGCTCGTGTTCGAACCTCACCGTCACGCGACTCGCGTCGGGTCCCGCAACCCCCGCGAGGTCTTCGAGACGGTCGCGAAGGTTGCTGTCCGCCGTGGCAGTGCTGCGCCGTCGCACGAACGAGAGCAGTCTGCGGTGCGGGATCGTCAGGGTCACGTGCACGCAGCACCCTGCCTGGAGATGACGTACGACCTCGTCGAGATCCGTGCGCGACCAGGCACCCGAGACAGGGAGTCGCACGTGGGGGTGGAACGGGTCGCCGCTCTCGGGCATCGCAGCAACCGGCAGCCTGAGGAGCATCATGGACGCCTCCCCGCCGCGTCGACGTACGGGCCGTCGGAGCCACCCTCGGGCACGGACCCGTGGGACGAGTGTCGCCGGTTGCGACGTGCCGCTGCGCTCGCCTGCCCGCGCCTGACACCGCACCAGCCGAGCTCGCGCGCCGCCCAGAGGCCGAGCCAGAGAGCCAGTCCGAGGAGGATGAGTAGGTCGTCCATGCTGATCACCACCGTTGTCGTCGGTCCGGGCCTCGTTGCCCGGAATGGTGATCAGGAGTGGTCTCTCCCGTCCCGGTTATGGGACCCGGTCGCCGGGCCGATCAGTCGGGGTGACAGCCGTGGTGACGTGCGACCGGAGGTGGGGTACTCCCCAACCCTGATGTACGTAGATCGTATCACGAAGCTTTCTTCGCATGTCAAGGGGTGGCGGTGGTCTTGTTGACGAGGTCGACGAAGGCGCCGATGGTGACTCCGGACTCGAGGTCGTGGCGGAAGTGGGAGTCGCGGGTGACCCGGTACCGGTTGCGCCGACCCACCTTCTCCTTGTCCACGTAGCCGTGCTCGACCAGGTCCGCGACGATCTGCTGCACCGCCCTCTCGGTGATGCCGACGGCGTCGGCGATGTCGCGGGTCCGCGCGTCCGGGTCGCGCGCGAGGGCGACCAGGACGTGGCCGTGGTTGGAGAGGAAGGTCCAGTCGTCGCGGGTCATGACGAGCCATGGTACGCGATTCTGGTTTCGTATGTCCCGGGTCGTCCTCAGCCTTCTCGTCGACGCGTGCCCCAGCGGTGGCCGAGCTTGACGAGCTCCTCGACCAACAGCACGCACAGCGCCACTCCGATGCAGATTCCCCACTGCTCGGGTGTGAGGGCGACGGTGTCGAAGATCGCCTGGCCCCACGTCGTGTGCACGGCTGCGATGTGCAGCAGGGCCACCGTCGTCAGGGACACCCACAGCCACCGGTTGGTGAAGGTGTGCGGTGCGAACACGGTGACGTGCTCCGCGCGTGCGTTGAGCGCGTTGACGAGCTGGAAGAGCACGAAGGTGGTGAAGGCCATGGTCAGGCTGACGGCCTCGCCCCACTCCTCGCGGGCGAGGATGAGGACCGCGAGGGTGCCGATCGCCATCACCAGGCCCACGCGGGCCAGCCTGATCAGTCGCGCCGGGGAGAGGATCTGATCGCCGCTGCGTCGCGGGGGCTCGGACATGATCCCCGGCCGGGCCGGGTCCACGCCCAGCGCCATTGCGGGCGGGCCGTCCATGATGATGTTGACCCACAGGATCTGCACGGCCGTCAACGGGGCCGGCAGCCCCATCACCGAGGCGCCGAGGAAGGTCGAGATGGCGCCCATGTTGGTGGAGAGCTGGAAGCGCACGAACTTCACCACGTTGTCGTAGATCGAGCGACCCTCCTCGACGGCGCCGACGATGGTGGTGAAGTTGTCGTCGGTGAGGATGAGGTCGCCCGCCTCCTTGGTGACCTCGGTTCCCGTCAGACCCATGGCCACGCCGATGTGCGCCGAGCGCAGCGCCGCGGCGTCGTTGACGCCATCACCAGTCATGGCCACGACATGGCCCCGCGCGGTGAGCGCCTTCACGATGGCGACCTTGTGCTCGGGAGACACCCGGGCGAACACCGCCACCTCGTCGACGACGTCGGCCAGCTCCTCGGTCGACAGCTCGGAGAGCTCGGCGCCGGTCATCGCGCGGCCCTCGATGCCGAGCTCGCGGGCGATGGCGACGGCGGTCGCGACGTGGTCGCCGGTGATCATCTTCACCCCCACACCGGCCCGGTGGCACAGGGCCACCGCCGAGGTCGCCTCGGGCCGCGGTGGGTCGGCGATCCCGAGCAGGCCGAGCAGGGTCAGCGACGCAACGTCGGAGTGTGGCTCGGATGACGGTGACTCGACCAGGCGGGTGGCCACGGCCAGCACGCGCAGTCCGCGCTCGCCCATTGCCGCGATGGCGTCGTCGAGTCGCTCTCGGTCGGACGCGGTGAGCGCAACCTCCTCGCCGCCGAGCAGCCACGAGTCGCAACGCCGCAGCAGCACGTCGGCCGCGCCCTTGGCCAGCACGCGGGAAGCGGGACCCTCGTCGTGGTAGGTGACCATGTACTTGTAGTCGGCGTCGAAGGGGATCTCCGCCGATCGCGGCCACTCCTGACGGCGCGCCGTCACGTCGAGCCCCGCCTTGGCCGCCAGCACGACCAGCGCACCCTCGGTCGGGTCGCCGATGATGCCGGCGCTATCCCCATCCCCGTCGCCGTCCGCCTTGAGTTCGGCGTCGCTGCACAGGGCGAGTGCGTCGAGCAGCAGCGGCGGCAGGCTTGCTTGCGCGCCGTCGGAGTAGAGGATTTCGCCGTCGGTGTCGTATCCCTGGCCGTGGACCGTGAGCACGTTCTCGCCCACGCGTACCTCGCGGACCGTCATCTCGTTGAGGGTCAGGGTGCCGGTCTTGTCGCTGCAGATGACGGTGGCCGAGCCCAGTGTCTCGACCGAGGCCAGCCGCTTGACGATCGCGTTGCGGCCCGCCATCCGGTGCACGCCGAGCGCGAGCGTCAGCGCCAGTACGGCCGGCAGGCCCTCCGGGACGGTCGCCACCGCGAGCGCCACGGCTCGCAGGGCGATCTCGGAGGGGGCCTCGCCCCGCGCCAGGGCCAGCGCGACGTACACCGTCACGGCGACGAGCCCGATCACGGCCAGCCGCTTGCCCAGGGTGTCGAGCTGCCGCTGCAGGGGGGTCTGCGGCTCCTCGCCAGTGGCGAGCATCTCGGCGATGGCGCCGACGGAGGTCTCCATGCCGGTGGCGGTCACGACCGCTTCGGCCCGTCCGCGGGTGAGCGCGGTGTTCATGTGGACCATGCCGTCGCGATCTGCGAGGGGGGCGTCGTGTTCTACGGTCGAGTTGGCCCGTTTGGGGACGGGCTGGGACTCACCGGTCAGGGCCGATTCGTCGACCTCCACCGAGGAGGCGAGGATTAGGCGCGCGTCCGCGGGCACCCGGTCGCCCGCCTCGAGCAGGACGACGTCGCCGGGCACGAGGTCGCCGGCGTCGACGACGAGGGTTCGCCCGTCGCGCCGGATCCGCGCCGAGGGGCTCAGCATGTTGCGTAGCGCCTCGAGGCTCTTCTCGGCTCGCTGCTCTTGGAAGAACCCGATGCTGGCGTTGATGAGGAGCACCACGGCGATGACGATGGTGTCCTTGATCTCACCCACGAGGCCCGCGAGGACCGCGGCACCGATGAGCACCAGGATCAGGACGCTGCGGAACTGGTCGAGGAAGCGCAGCAGCACCGGTCGGCGTACGGGCTCGGCCAGCTGGTTGGGGCCGAACCGGTCGAGCCGTGTCCGGGCCTCCTCGCTGCTCAGGCCTTGGGCGGGGTCGACCTCCAGTGTCATGGCCACTTCCTCGGCGCTGGCGGCGTGAGGGTTGCTGAGTGGGGTGCTGTGCGGGGTGGTGCTGGGGACGGGTGCCGCGGTCATGGCTGGCTCCAGGTGGTGCTCTTGGCGGTGCTCTCGGTGCGCTCGGTGGTGGTGGTGGTGCGGTGGTGCTGGGCGACGTGGTCGGCCCCGACCCGGCCTAGCTCGTCGGGCTCGAAGTCGCCGAGCAGTTCCCAGCCCAGGTCCAGGGTCTGGGTGATGGTCCGCCGGGCCTCGCCCTGGCCGACGAACTCCTCCTCGAAGCGACGGGCGAACGCGAGGTAGCGGCGGTCCTCGGCCGTCAGGCCGCTCTCGCCGACGATCGAGACCAGGCGCCGTACCTCGACGCCGCGGGCGTAGCAGGCGTAGAGCTGGTCGGCCAGACCCCGGTGGTCGGCCCGCGTACGCCCCGCGCCGACGCCGGCGTTCATCAGCCGCGACAGCGACGGCAGGACGTCGAAGGGCGGGTCGACGCCGCGTCCGGCCATGTCGCGCGAGAGGACCACCTGTCCCTCGGTGATGTAGCCGGTGAGGTCCGGGATCGGGTGGGTGATGTCGCCGTCGGGCATGGTCAGCAGCGACAGCTGGGTCAAGGAGCCGGTCGAGCCGTGCACCCGTCCCGCCCGCTCGAAGAGGGAGGCCAGATCGGTGTACATGTAGCCGGGGTAGCCGCGCCGCCCCGGCATCTCCTCGCGGGCCGCGGCGATCTCGCGCAGCGCCTCGCAGTACGCGGTGATGTCGGTGAGGATCACCAGGACGTGCAGGTGCTTCTCGAAGGCGAGGTACTCGGCCAGCGTCAGCGCCACCCGGGGGGTGAGCAACCGCTCGATGGTGGGGTCGTCGGCCAGGTTGAGCAACAGCACATTGCGGTGCCCTGATGCGCTGGTGGCGAACTGGTCCCGGAAGAAGTCGGCCTCGCGGCGCGTGACGCCCATCGCTGCGAAGACGACCACTACTCCCTCGGTCCCGTCGGCCTGGTTGTCGTGTCTGGCCTCGCCGGGCACCCGGGCCTGGATGGCGATCCGGGCGGCCACCTCAGCGGCGGGCAGCCCGGCCGCGGTGAAGACGGGCAGCTTCTGCCCACGGACCAGGGTGTTGAGGCCATCGATGGCCGAGAAGCCGGTCTCGATGAACTGGTCGGGGTGGATCCGCGCGACGGGGTTGAGCGGCAGCCCGTTCACCGGCCGGTACGCCTCGGCGGTGGGCTCCGGCCGGCCGTCCCGCGGACGCCCGGCACCGTCGAGGACGCGTCCCAGTACGTCGGTCCCGACGCCGGTGACCGCTGCGCGGAACCGCGCGCGCACGGCGACGTTGGCCCGGCCCATGCCCTCGGTGCCGCCGAGCACCTGAACCACCGCGCGGGAGCGGTCCACCTCGAGGACCTGGCCGTCGCGTTCCGTGCCGTCGTCGGTGACGACGGTGACGACGTCGCCGAACGCTACGGCCTCGGCGCCCTCGACCAGCAGCAGCGGCCCGGCCACCCGGCGTACGTCGCGCATCTCGATCGTGGGCAGGATGCCCACGGGTGCGACGGCGACGGCGTCCCGCGCGCGGGTGATCGTGTCCGCGGTGTCTTCCGGGCTGTCTTTGGAGCTGTCCAGCGTGGTCATCGCTGCTCCTCCTCGTCGGTGGTGAGTGCCGCGCGCTCCTCAGTAGCGCGCTCTTTGGTGGTGAGTGCGGCGTGCATGGTCGAGACGGCGTCGTCGAGGTGTCGCTCGAGCGTGTCGTCGACCGGCCAGCCACGTGCTGCGGCGACCGTGCGCAGGACGGGGTGGGCGACGACGTCGGCGACGGGTCGCCCGGCGGTGACCGCAGCGGTCATGGCCTCCTCGGCCGACTTGATCAGTCGCAGCATCGTGACCTGCTTGGCCGGCGGACAGCTGGCGTCGGCGGGGTCGAAGGAGTTCTGCTGCAGGTAGTCCTCGCGGAGCATGCGACCCACGCGCAGGGTGACTCGCTGGGGCGGCGCTACCGCCTCCACGCCCAGGAGGCTGACCACCTCCTGCAGGCTCCCTTCCTCCTGCAGCGTGCGGACGGCCCAGGCGCTGAGGCGCGACCAGTCCTCGGCGACGTGCTCGTCGAACCACTCGCCCAGCCGGTAGGTGGTGTAGCTGCGTGTCCAGTTGATCGACGGGAAGTGGCGGCTGCGGGCCAGGCTCGCATCGAGCGCCCAGAAGCATCCGGCCACGCGCAGGCTGTTCTGGGTGACCGGCTCGGAGAAGTCCCCGCCTGCGGGCGACACGGCGCCGACGACGGTGACCGACCCGCTACGCGGGGTGGAGCCGAGGCAGTCGACGAGCCCGGCGCGCTCATAGAAGGCCGCGAGGCGGGTGGCGAGGTAGGCGGGGTAGCCGTCCTCGGCCGGGATCTCGCCGAGACGACCCGACACCTCGCGCAGTGCCTCGCCCCAGCGGCTGGTGGAGTCGGCGAGCAGGACGGCGTGCAGGCCTTGGTCGCGGTAGTACTCGGCCATCGTGATGCCGAGGTAGACGCTGGCCTCCCGGGCCGCGACCGGCATGTTGGAGGTGTTGGCCACGAGCACGGTCCGCTCCATCAGGGGGCGACCGGTGCGCGGGTCAGAGAGCTGTGGGAACTCCTCGAGCACCTCGGTCAGCTCGTTGCCCCGCTCGCCGCAGCCGACGTAGACCACCACGTCGGCCTCGGCGTGCTTGGCGATCGCCTGCTCGAGCACCGTCTTGCCGGTGCCGAATCCGCCGGGGATGATGCCGGCACCGCCGAGGGCGATCGGGAAGAGGCTGTCGAGGACCCGCTGGCCGGTGAGCAGCGGGCGGTGCAGGGCCTGGTGTCCCCGCACGGGACGGGGCCTGCGGATCGGCCAGCGTTGCAGCATTTGCACGTCGTGGCCCTGGACGCGGGCGATGACCTCGTCGACGCGGTGCGACCCCTCCGCGACGTGCTCCACCACGCCGCGGACGCCCGGCGGCACCAGGACGCGGTGGCGCAGCGCTGTGGTCTCCTGCACGGTCCCGAGCTCGTCGCCCGCCTCCACGCGGTCGCCCGCCACCACGGACGGCACGAACTCCCAGGTCCGGGAGCGGTCGAGGCCGGGCAGGTCGGCGCCGCGCGGGATGTAGATGCCGTGTTCGGCGTTCAGGGCGGCGAGCGGGCGCTGGGTGCCGTCGAACACGGTGCCGAGCAGCCCGGGGCCGAGTTCGATGGTCAGCGGTCCCCCGGTGCCGGTCACGGGGTCGCCGACGCGCAGCCCCGAGGTGTCCTCGAAGACCTGTACCGTGGCCAGGGCGCCGTCGAGGCGGATCACCTCCCCGGGCAGGTCCTGCGGGCCGACCTTGACCACGTCGTAGAGCCGGCACGCGGGTAGGCCAGCGACCTCGAGGACTGGGCCCGAGACCCGCACCACCGTCCCGACCTGGTCGCCGGAACCGGCCGGCGCGCCGCCGTGTGTCGTGCTCGGCATCGTGGTGGGTGTCGTGCTCATGGGTGGTCTCCTTCGGGGACGAAGCTGATCTCGTAGCCGACCGCTCGTCCGAGCAGTCGCTGGAGCTGGTCGTGGGGCTCGGTGTCCACGGCCGGGGCGTCGGGCGGGAGGCCGACCACGAGGACGTCGGTGCGCTCGGCCCAGGCATCGCGGGCGGCGAGTGGCAGTCGAATCCACGCGTCGTGGTGCACCAGGACCACCGCGCGGCCGTCGCCGGGCAGGCGCACAGCTGTCTCGACAGCTCTGTTGACGGCGTCGGCTCCGATCTCCCCGTCCGGGCCGGGCTCGGGCACCACCGTCGCGGCGCCCGCGAGGCGGAAGCCCGCGTCGACGTCTCGCGGAGCCACCACGACGACCTCCGAGTCCACTTCTGAGTCCATCCGTGGCGCTGAGGGGGTAAGCGCGTTCGTCACGGGGTCCTCCGGTCCGCTCCGCCGGTGACGAGGATCAGTCCGGCTCGGCGGTGTCGGCGCGCGCGCTCCTCGAGCAGCAGCACGTAGCCCACCAGCGGGTCGGCGCTCTCGGCGTCGCCGCGGCGCAGCCGCGCGGCGGCGCCGGCGGTGGCCTCGTCGTGCAGGTCCCGGTCGAGATGGCCGAGATCCCCGTGCAACTCGTACGCCGCTGCGGCGGCCCGCCAGCGTGGGTAGACGCCGAGAACGGGAGCCCAGCGCCCAGTGATCGCGTGCTCCAGGTCGCGGACGCCGAGGCGCCCGAGCGGCATCAGCCGGCCGGGGTCGACGTCCGACCGGGCCAGCGCGATGAGCAGGTTGCGCTGGTCCCGCTCGCGGGCGAGGAGGTCCGCGACGGGACGCGAACGCGGGTGGGCCGCGCGTTCGCCCCACTCGGCGTGCGCCGTGGCCGTCACTGCGAGCTCGAGCTCCTCGACGTCGCGGTGCAGCTCGAAGCGTGACCACAGCCGAGGCAGGGCCGCCGCCGTGATCGGCGTCGGCAGCCGCAGCCGTTCGAGGAGGGCGACGACGCCCGCCTCGTCCCGCGTGTGGGCGAGCTCGGCGGCCCGCTCGGGGGTGATGGCACCGACCGCGCGCACCCCCCGGAGCCGGTCTTCAGGCGGGAGGCCCGAGGCCGCGCCGCGCAGCAGCGCGAGGGCGTCGCGCAGGTCGTGTCGTCCCGTCAGCACCTGTGCCACCGCGCGTGCCTCGCCCACGAACAGCTGCGGCAGCCGACGCATCTCCTCGCTCTCCTCGCGATCACCCTGGCCTGCTCCGTCCGGGGTCAGGCGCGACATCCGGGCCCGCAGGGCCGTCGAGCCGGCGACGTACAGCGGTGCCGTCATCGCGGGTCCACCTCCGGGACCACTTCCGCGTCAGCTTTCGCGTCCGCTTCGGGGTCCACTTCCGGGTGCGGTTCGCACACCGCGTCGCGCAGCACCGGGCGCAGCAGCGGCCACGCCGCGTCAAGGCGTCCTTCGGCGGTGTTGTGCACCGCTCGCCCCTGGGCGTCGCGCAGCACGACGCCGACCCCCACGGGTCCAGTCTCCACGACGAGGCAGGGCCGGTGGCGGCGTACGGCGTCCAGGTGGGCCGGATCGACCGTGCAGGAGGTGGCCGAGGGCAGGAGAGCCATCGCCTCGTCGAGGAGGTCGAGCGTGGCCGCAGTCCCGTGGCCTGTGCCGACCAGTTCCTGCAGCTCCTTTCCGGCAGCCGTGCGCACCCGTTCGAGCTCGGCGTCGACCACCTCGCGAACGTGGGCGCGGGACGCGGCTGCCCCGGTGGAGCGGACGCGGAGCGCCTGGTCGCGGGCGGTCGACTCGGCTCGGGTGAGGATGCCGAGGCGGTCGCGCTCGGCCGCCTGGTGGGCTTCCCGGAGGATCTCGCGGGCGCGATGTTCGTCCCGGGCGAGCACGTCGGCCAGGTCGCGACGACCGTCGTGCTCCATGGTCTCGAGCAGCGCCTGGAGGGTCATGTCAGCCGCCCAGCAGGAGCACGATCATGGCCGCGACCGCGAAGCCCAGGATGACGAGCGTCTCGGGGATGGCCACGAGCAGGATGGCCCGACCGGCGAGCTCGGGCTTCTCGGCGATGGCTCCCATGGCCGCCGCGCCGATCCGCGCCTGGGCGTAGCCGGTGGCGAGGGCGGCGAGGCCGACGGCGAGTCCTGCTCCGAGGGCGATGAGTCCGGTTTCCATGTGTGTCACCTTTCGTGGGTGGCGTCGGCGATGCGGACGCCGTTGGTGGTGCCGTGCGGCGGGACGCCGACCGGGTCGAAGGTTGGGGTGAGGAGTGGGCCGAGCGGTCGGTCGCGGGGTGGGGTCAGGAGTGCGCGGGGGTTGAGGGCCCCGTGGGCGCCGAGGGGTTGGAAGGCCTGGCCCTCGCCGTCGTGGAACTTGCTGAAGAACTCGACGTAGTGCAGTCGCAGGGCCTGGACCATCGGGCTGAACGCCGCCAGACCCAGGTTGAGCAGGTGCAGCAGGACGGCGACGAACAGTCCGATGAGGAGGGGCAGCTCGGTGGCGAGCTCGTTGGCGACGTTGGCGAGGTAGACCGAGGCGAGTCCCACCGCGGCGACCCGGAGGTAGGACAAGACGTTGCCGACCGTGCCGATGAGCTCGAGTGGGCCGAGGAGGGCGCCGATGGGGCCGTGCACGGAGCTGGTGGCCACGAGTCCCACGACGGCGGGGACCAGCGCGGCGAGGGTGACCCACGAGGGGGCGTTCAGGATGGTGGCCGCGATGGCCGCGGTCGCGCCGAGCAGGACGGCCAGGGTGCCGCCCACCTCGAGGGTGCGGTGCCGGTCGCCACGGCGCAGCGCGGTCACCAGGCCGAGGGTCAGGCCGAGCACGATGTGGGACCAGCCGAGGGCGACGGCGAAGAGCAGGAGGGGCTCGAGGGCCTCGGGTCCGCCGCGGTAGAACCACAGCGCCGGCATCCCCCACATGTTGCCGAGGCTGCCGAGCGCCTCGCCGAACATCACGCCCCACAGCACCGCCCACGCACCGCCGGCGATCAGGACGCGGCCGGCGTCGTCCATCACCCCGCCTTCCACACCGCCGCGGTCGTGCGTGCGTGCCCGGTGGCGCAGCCACCAGCCGATGCCGGCGAGCGCGGCGCCGTAGACGACGTCGCCGACCATGACACCGAAGAGGAACGGCAAGAAGATCGCCATCAGTCCGGTCGGGTCCAGCCCGTTCGGGGAGGGCCAGGAGAGGAACCCGACCAGGCGGCGGTAGGGGGACCATGCGGCGCGTCCGGTCAGCTCCACCGGGGAGGGGCCGGGGACCTCGCCCGCCGGGGCGTCGACGACGGCCACGTCGGCGAGGCCGTCGCGGTCGAGCTGCTCGCGCACCTCGCGGCGACGGTCTGCCCGCACCCAGCAGCGCAGGAGGAAGGTGCGCTCGGAGAGCGCGGCGGCCGCGACCGCGGCGTCGCGTTCGGTCAGCACGAGCAGCGCACGCGCGGCGGCGCGCAGCCCGGGGGCCTCGCGGAGCCAGAGCGCGTCGAGGTCGGCGCGGACGGCGTCGAGGTCGGCCTGGAGGTCGACGAGCCGGGCGCGCATCCGCACGAGCGTGGTGTGCAGGGACAGGTGGGCGTAGTCCTCGGGTACCTCGAC
This sequence is a window from Nocardioides sp. S5. Protein-coding genes within it:
- a CDS encoding V-type ATP synthase subunit A, with protein sequence MSTTPTTMPSTTHGGAPAGSGDQVGTVVRVSGPVLEVAGLPACRLYDVVKVGPQDLPGEVIRLDGALATVQVFEDTSGLRVGDPVTGTGGPLTIELGPGLLGTVFDGTQRPLAALNAEHGIYIPRGADLPGLDRSRTWEFVPSVVAGDRVEAGDELGTVQETTALRHRVLVPPGVRGVVEHVAEGSHRVDEVIARVQGHDVQMLQRWPIRRPRPVRGHQALHRPLLTGQRVLDSLFPIALGGAGIIPGGFGTGKTVLEQAIAKHAEADVVVYVGCGERGNELTEVLEEFPQLSDPRTGRPLMERTVLVANTSNMPVAAREASVYLGITMAEYYRDQGLHAVLLADSTSRWGEALREVSGRLGEIPAEDGYPAYLATRLAAFYERAGLVDCLGSTPRSGSVTVVGAVSPAGGDFSEPVTQNSLRVAGCFWALDASLARSRHFPSINWTRSYTTYRLGEWFDEHVAEDWSRLSAWAVRTLQEEGSLQEVVSLLGVEAVAPPQRVTLRVGRMLREDYLQQNSFDPADASCPPAKQVTMLRLIKSAEEAMTAAVTAGRPVADVVAHPVLRTVAAARGWPVDDTLERHLDDAVSTMHAALTTKERATEERAALTTDEEEQR
- a CDS encoding YqhA family protein, which produces MTNLQPCGASWNRRSIWPFSLEQAEGHPVHGSRELRTGPREDPLVYLFESIDTVLAGVVLLQVGLGLWELCVGDLVLPESLATHTFDELEAKVAGTLVLVLVVRFLEELVQHPEPQQLLGRHRGHSRPRAPSSSSGAGATDRRPPPFQLELSR
- a CDS encoding HAD-IC family P-type ATPase, with the protein product MTAAPVPSTTPHSTPLSNPHAASAEEVAMTLEVDPAQGLSSEEARTRLDRFGPNQLAEPVRRPVLLRFLDQFRSVLILVLIGAAVLAGLVGEIKDTIVIAVVLLINASIGFFQEQRAEKSLEALRNMLSPSARIRRDGRTLVVDAGDLVPGDVVLLEAGDRVPADARLILASSVEVDESALTGESQPVPKRANSTVEHDAPLADRDGMVHMNTALTRGRAEAVVTATGMETSVGAIAEMLATGEEPQTPLQRQLDTLGKRLAVIGLVAVTVYVALALARGEAPSEIALRAVALAVATVPEGLPAVLALTLALGVHRMAGRNAIVKRLASVETLGSATVICSDKTGTLTLNEMTVREVRVGENVLTVHGQGYDTDGEILYSDGAQASLPPLLLDALALCSDAELKADGDGDGDSAGIIGDPTEGALVVLAAKAGLDVTARRQEWPRSAEIPFDADYKYMVTYHDEGPASRVLAKGAADVLLRRCDSWLLGGEEVALTASDRERLDDAIAAMGERGLRVLAVATRLVESPSSEPHSDVASLTLLGLLGIADPPRPEATSAVALCHRAGVGVKMITGDHVATAVAIARELGIEGRAMTGAELSELSTEELADVVDEVAVFARVSPEHKVAIVKALTARGHVVAMTGDGVNDAAALRSAHIGVAMGLTGTEVTKEAGDLILTDDNFTTIVGAVEEGRSIYDNVVKFVRFQLSTNMGAISTFLGASVMGLPAPLTAVQILWVNIIMDGPPAMALGVDPARPGIMSEPPRRSGDQILSPARLIRLARVGLVMAIGTLAVLILAREEWGEAVSLTMAFTTFVLFQLVNALNARAEHVTVFAPHTFTNRWLWVSLTTVALLHIAAVHTTWGQAIFDTVALTPEQWGICIGVALCVLLVEELVKLGHRWGTRRREG
- a CDS encoding winged helix-turn-helix domain-containing protein, with product MTRDDWTFLSNHGHVLVALARDPDARTRDIADAVGITERAVQQIVADLVEHGYVDKEKVGRRNRYRVTRDSHFRHDLESGVTIGAFVDLVNKTTATP
- a CDS encoding V-type ATP synthase subunit B, producing the protein MTTLDSSKDSPEDTADTITRARDAVAVAPVGILPTIEMRDVRRVAGPLLLVEGAEAVAFGDVVTVVTDDGTERDGQVLEVDRSRAVVQVLGGTEGMGRANVAVRARFRAAVTGVGTDVLGRVLDGAGRPRDGRPEPTAEAYRPVNGLPLNPVARIHPDQFIETGFSAIDGLNTLVRGQKLPVFTAAGLPAAEVAARIAIQARVPGEARHDNQADGTEGVVVVFAAMGVTRREADFFRDQFATSASGHRNVLLLNLADDPTIERLLTPRVALTLAEYLAFEKHLHVLVILTDITAYCEALREIAAAREEMPGRRGYPGYMYTDLASLFERAGRVHGSTGSLTQLSLLTMPDGDITHPIPDLTGYITEGQVVLSRDMAGRGVDPPFDVLPSLSRLMNAGVGAGRTRADHRGLADQLYACYARGVEVRRLVSIVGESGLTAEDRRYLAFARRFEEEFVGQGEARRTITQTLDLGWELLGDFEPDELGRVGADHVAQHHRTTTTTERTESTAKSTTWSQP